ACAAGCCGGATCTGTCGAAGAAGTTCAAGTTCTACTCCGTTCCGACTCGGTGGCTGCACGAACTCTATCCGGTTGACGAGATCTTCCAGCGCGACCTGGGCATTCCGACGAGCGCCTTCAAGATGGAGCTGACCGACGATGCGAAGGACATCTACGCGCTCGACGCGCTCGATGCCGCAGGCCGCGTCGTGTATCACGGCACGTTCAGCCCGAAGTTCACCGAGCGCGAGTATCTCGACAAGTTCCCCGGCTGGTCGCGGGTCGAGGTGACGACCGGCTGGCTGAGCGCGCGGGTCAACGGCGAGACGGTCGCCGACCTGCGGATCCAAACGGATCCCGAACGCTTTTGGGACTACTACCAGAGCAAGGTGCTTCCGCGGATCTACGACAACGTGATGAAAGTGACCGGCGGGAAGCCGACGGCCGACAAGCAGCCATTCCATCGCGACCTCGACATCGAGGTGTGGATGAGCGAGCCCGACCAGCGAATTGGCATCGACGAGGAACTGGTGTCGTCGCTCGAGGCCCTGCACGAGGACCTGTACTTCGTCACGCTCGACTTCTTCTCGGCCATGGGGCGCACGCTGACGAAGAACCGGCTGAACGCGCCCGGCAAGGTCTTTCCCATCATCCATCCGAGCCGCCCCGGGAAACCCGGACAGGCACGCATCCTCTACGCCGGCAATGCGTCCACCAAGGCGCGCCTCGACGTCACCTACAAGGAGAAGGGCAGCGACAAGCCGACGCAGGTGTCGCGCGATCTGCCGCGCATCGACACCACCGCGCCCAGCGTCGTGCGGGCCGTCGTTCGCGACGATCGCGTGAGCGAGATCGAACTGCAGGTCGACGCGAAGGATGACAAGGAGGCGACGCGGGCCGTGGACGCGGTGGACGGCCTAGTGGCGCTGCAGGCCGCTGGGCTCTTCAGAACGGCCCTCGTCTTCGACCATGTCGATCGCGTCGCGCTGACCGTCGGCCTCAAGGACGCGCGGACGAGGCGCGTCGTGCCGAACACGGGCGTGGCGCGGCCTTCGGCCGTGCGACTGGCGGCCGATCGTCCGAAGGGCCCGATCGTGACGTGGGATCACATCATCGGCCCCGATGAAGCCGAGCAGATCGTCACGAAGCTCGCCGCTTTCCCCGAGGTCCACAGCTACAAGGTCGGCGAGTCGTACCGGGGGCGCCCGATCTCCGCGATGGAGCTGACGCTGCCGACGTCGAGCGAGCTGATCTCGCTGGCGAAGTACACGGCACTCAAGCCGACGATGCTGATGATGGGCCGTCAGCACGCGAACGAGGTGTCCTCGACCAGCCACATTCTGCGACTCGCGGAACTGGTGGCGACCGACCCGGCATACAAGAAGATCCTCGAGAAGGTGAACCTGGTCCTCTGCCCGGTGATGAATCCGGACGGCGCGCAGATGGCCTACGAGCTGCAGAAGCTCACGCCCACCTACATGCTTCACGCCGGGCGCTACAGCGCGCTGGGGATGGACATCACCTCGCGCGCGATCGGCCTGCTGCCGGAAGCGGAGGTCGAGGGCAAGTTGTGGCGGCAGTGGCTGCCGGACATCTACCTGAATCCCCACGGCTATCCGTCACACGAGTGGGTGCAGCCGTTCTCCGGGTACGTCGCGCCCGGTTTCCGTGCCTACTTGAGTTCGCGCGGTTGGTACACGATGCTGAGCGGCCTGCGGGACCCGCGGTACCCGGACCATCCGGTGGCCGTGGCCGCGCTGCGGGAGGCGATCGTGCGGGAAATCAACCGGAACCCGGACGTGCACGCGATGAGCACGCGGCACCAGGAGCGGTATCGCCGCTGGGCATCGGGCTTTGGCCCGCACATCTACGGCGTCGAGATCTACAAGGACACGATGATCTACTACTCGGATCCCGAAACCGGGGAGCCGCGCGGCAGCCGGCGGGCCAGCCCGCCGCCAACAGGGGCCGCCGGCCGACGGGCCGCCATCAGCGCCTGGCCGCAGGTGACCTTCATGAGCGGCATGACCGAGGCGCCCGACGAGACCGCGCAAGGTGAATGGCTGAGCCTCGTGACCAAGGCGGGCTTCTCCTTCCTTATGGCTCACGTGAAGTACCTCGAGGAGGGTCAGTACCGGGTGGAGAGGATCGAGGAAGGCGGCCTGCGCGACGGGGCGGTGCTGACGATGGTGCGGGTGCGGCCGGTGAGGCCGGGCAAGTAGCACGGCCCAAGGGGTGCGGCGGCGTGGCGATCTCGGCACAACTCGATACCTGCGGACTCTGCTGGAGTGGCCTTGAGGAGAGTGATTAGGTTCTCACTTCTCGGCTCCGTCCAGTGGCCCCTGACCCCAATTCTCCGAATCCCGAATCCTGCCCCCTGCCCCCCGCATTCTGTCACCATCCGACCACTGGTCCCCGGCCTCCGCCGACCACCCCAGCGCGCACGCATAGCCCGCGCTCTGAGCCGTCTCGAGGATCTCTGGAACCGTCCGAGCGGAACCGGCCGTCGGAAACTCGCCGAGCCACAGTGGACGGTCGAGCGTCGCGGCAATCGGCGCATCGAGCGGCGCACGTCGCTCGCGGCGGTCGTACCAGTGTACCTGGTAGACGTCGAGCCCGAGCCCCTCGACCAGGATCAAGCCGCGGGTCGAGGCCAGTCCAACCGTGGCGAGATGATTCGTCTCGGCATGGACGCGTGCCGCACATCGCTCGATGAAGGCACGCATGGAGCGGCGGCTGACCGACGTGCACGGGTTCCAGCCGCTGACGCCGAGGGTGACCCACTCCGGCTCGTTGACCACGTCCCACGCCGAGATGGCAGGCTCCCGTCGGCAGCGCTCGAGGATCGGCGTGACCACACCCTCGAGGAGCGCCTCGCGTCGCGCGGCGCTGGTGGTGGCGCGCCGATGTCCACCGCAGGCCACGCCCTCGACCCATCTCCGGCGCTTCCACCACGTGAAGTCGAACAGGACGAACACGACGGAAAGGCCGTGGCGGCCCGCTTCCTCGACACCGACCTCGAGGTCGCGCCAGAAACAGTCGTCGAGCCCGACGGCGGTACCATCGCCGGCAAACCGCACCCCCGCCCGGCCGTCGCACAGCATGAACCAGCGCACCGCGGTCAGGCCGCGGTCGGCAAGCCGCGCAAAGACCTCGGTGAGGCGCCTGCGCCGTTCGGGCTGCGCCACTCCCCCGTCGGCCTGCCACGCATTCGCACCAAAGTCGCAGCCGTACTGCAGCCAGGGCAGGTTGACGCCGACGACAAAGCCCCCGTCCTTCTCCCGCATTCAGACCTGATGGTACACCGCGACGAGTCGCGGAGCATTCCGGAGTGCGATTCCGTTCCAAGTTGAGATCGTGGACGCAGCCAAGCAGATCGAGGCGTTCCTACCGGTGCTCGACCGCATGGTGCACGAAGGGCTCGTCACGCTGGAACGGGCCGAGGTGCTGATGTATCGCGCCTCGAAATAGGGCCGGAATCAGCCGATCTGGCTCTGCCAGATCGCACGGCCGACCAAGAACGGCCCGAGCCGATCCAGGTAGAGCGCGGTCTGCTGCGTCTTGCGCATCGCCTGGACGACGGCCGAGAGCGGGTGCAGGTCCTTCCCGACCAACCCCACCACGAAGTCGTTGTCGTTCGTGTCGAGGCCGTGACACGCCAGCCGGACGTCGTGCGCGAGGTCCGCGGCGCCGAACGACATGCCGATGGCGCCGTGTTCCGCGAGGATCACTCGCTGCTCCTCGGGCGGCAGTTGCGCGAACCGGCCATTGCGGCGCAGCGGGTACCAGACGGCCCAGCGCCAGGCGGGATTCAGCACGGTGCGCGTCGGCCGGTGAAAGAGGACGTCCGCGAGATCGGGCTCGTAGCCGAGCGCGTACGTGCGCCCGATCATCGTGAACTCGGGCTTCCGCACGAGCGGCGCAAACGGCCCGGCGTTGAGCGCCGGCCGCAGCGTGTCCACGAAGAACGAAGGGTCCTTGCTGAGCGACAGGACGGCCACTCCCCGCGGGTCGTTGAGATCCTCGTAGAGGACACCCGTGACACCCGATGCGGCCAGGTGGGCAACGAGAGGCGCCGTATCGAAGCAGCCGCCGAACGCCAGCAACTGCACGAACAGCCGCTCGTCGGACCGCTGGGGCTGGCCACCCTTCAGACCGCCCGTCTCGCTGATATCCGGCGGTTCCGGTCCGCGCCGCGTGGCCCCGGCTGCGCCGGGCGAGACCGGCACCGGACGCTGTCCGTGTGGCTCGCTCATCGCATGTCCCCGGTCGGCACCTCGGCGGCCGGCTCGAGGAGATCGACCAGGCCACCCCAGGTGTCGGAATCCTGCACGATCAACGTCTGGAAGTACAGCTCGACGTCTTCCTTCGGATAGGCCTTCCGAAGCGTCTCCGCAGCCGCGGCGAGCGCCTTCGGCTCGGGTGCCTTCAACTCCTCGACGGTCAGCACGCCGTTGTCGTGCGCAATCCCGACGGCGTCGAGGAAGGCCCCGAGCATCGGACGCTGGTGGGCGAGGTGATAGGCCACGAGCACGCGGCCCGCGATGGTGTCGGATACACCGGGCAGCGCCGCCAGGTAGTGCACCCTCTTTTCGAGCGGTAGCGATCGCACGGTCTTGACGCGAAAGCGGTAGTGCGCGGCGATGGCGAGCAGAGCTTCGGCCTGCTGCTCCATCGACTCCTCTTCGTCCTGCCAGAACGCGGTTGCCGCCTCGATGCGGCGTTCTTGAGGGATGCGCTTCCACAGTCTTCCCGGACCGGCGGGGATGTCCTTGCGACCGGCGACGGGCGGGTGGTACGGATATGCCATCGGTGACTCCTGATGAGACGCGGGAACTTCTGATCGTAGCACAGGCGGCCGCCAGGGGCGCACCACGCTGGCGCAGCTCGTTCATGTCGCGGGCGGAACTCCCCACGTGCGGGCGCGGTGAATCCTGCGATAACATGCGGCAGCATGAGGCCACATCGCTCGCTGCCCGCCGCCCTGTCGCTGCTGCTCCTCCTGCCGCTTGCCGCACCGGCCGAGGAAATCCCGTACACGACCGGCTCCTGGGATGCCGACACGCTGGGCAACCACCGAGTGGTGCTCGAGGTCCGCGCCCAGGCGGGGGCCGTCTGGGCACACGTGCCGTGGAGACGGCGTGACACGAATCCCGAGGCCAAGCACCTCCTCGTCGTGGATGGGCAGACCGGCGCCCGCGTCCTGAACGTCGTCCGTATCGCCGTCGGACGCGAGGCGGGGGACATCGCGTTCCAACCGACATCCGGCGCGGGCCGGTATTTCCTCTACCACCTCCCGAACATCGGCTCAGGCCGATCGAACTACCCGAAGGTCGTCTACCCGGCCCCGGAGGACACCGCGCAGGGCGCGTGGCTGGCGGCAAACCACCTGGCGCCGCAGGATCTCCCAGGCAACGGCTGGAAGTCACTGCCGCAGGTGGCCGTCGTCGAGTTCCAGGCGATCGA
This Vicinamibacterales bacterium DNA region includes the following protein-coding sequences:
- a CDS encoding M14 family metallopeptidase; the encoded protein is MRTYLLFASIVVLTVTMAGETSLGQRAPAAPRLESLAGVFSGSAAAVRDTNGDNLPDAVVARIIVPASPTADDIEAATNIAGRLGYETTALSMPLVLRDNEVRAPADIGLPILVGRTNAFVKQLIDRGALDVRSVQAGQGLLTLVRSPLGGPDGVVVVGGDDAGTLAAGVELAARVPRLWNMTGITLGGIEQQVTRCLADKGMTASDTHVTSLLVDAERRGIAVVGVRTHLARQDATRAAAALEQVDAAHRHGLEERTLNFAEAAATRVEMLTDGGPQTTAVVHRGGMNGRTLTPPVDPDEFAPEPNASGVIEPRLAPAKPFDLTNAYSIEGWFGDAYQDLIPDRTETAVVVGSADDSLGAAHIAARLGLETTGISLPITKRDDKVKEPGNEASPILVGRTNALVLQLIKIGKTRLDDLHPGEGAVQIVPRAFGNATATVVAGADPAGTMAASLYLARRAPYVWDVARGAASMEDVSTEVTRFLAAKSSAGQAGQAVQELKSVLDDLKDKTIESFDAKLFIEHGDKALDAHVGSQIRAAVGQAATVTVSSQGITDPATVFEDKIDVPWEVDEFWAKLRSDVIPKVKPGSAVEVEARLSEPDEVRTGLVEQARAELTKAGAATVRVRVLCAYKQGYSWLTDEVIPALRGKNARAVRIRVATHKPDLSKKFKFYSVPTRWLHELYPVDEIFQRDLGIPTSAFKMELTDDAKDIYALDALDAAGRVVYHGTFSPKFTEREYLDKFPGWSRVEVTTGWLSARVNGETVADLRIQTDPERFWDYYQSKVLPRIYDNVMKVTGGKPTADKQPFHRDLDIEVWMSEPDQRIGIDEELVSSLEALHEDLYFVTLDFFSAMGRTLTKNRLNAPGKVFPIIHPSRPGKPGQARILYAGNASTKARLDVTYKEKGSDKPTQVSRDLPRIDTTAPSVVRAVVRDDRVSEIELQVDAKDDKEATRAVDAVDGLVALQAAGLFRTALVFDHVDRVALTVGLKDARTRRVVPNTGVARPSAVRLAADRPKGPIVTWDHIIGPDEAEQIVTKLAAFPEVHSYKVGESYRGRPISAMELTLPTSSELISLAKYTALKPTMLMMGRQHANEVSSTSHILRLAELVATDPAYKKILEKVNLVLCPVMNPDGAQMAYELQKLTPTYMLHAGRYSALGMDITSRAIGLLPEAEVEGKLWRQWLPDIYLNPHGYPSHEWVQPFSGYVAPGFRAYLSSRGWYTMLSGLRDPRYPDHPVAVAALREAIVREINRNPDVHAMSTRHQERYRRWASGFGPHIYGVEIYKDTMIYYSDPETGEPRGSRRASPPPTGAAGRRAAISAWPQVTFMSGMTEAPDETAQGEWLSLVTKAGFSFLMAHVKYLEEGQYRVERIEEGGLRDGAVLTMVRVRPVRPGK
- a CDS encoding chlorite dismutase family protein; the protein is MSEPHGQRPVPVSPGAAGATRRGPEPPDISETGGLKGGQPQRSDERLFVQLLAFGGCFDTAPLVAHLAASGVTGVLYEDLNDPRGVAVLSLSKDPSFFVDTLRPALNAGPFAPLVRKPEFTMIGRTYALGYEPDLADVLFHRPTRTVLNPAWRWAVWYPLRRNGRFAQLPPEEQRVILAEHGAIGMSFGAADLAHDVRLACHGLDTNDNDFVVGLVGKDLHPLSAVVQAMRKTQQTALYLDRLGPFLVGRAIWQSQIG
- a CDS encoding DUF190 domain-containing protein; translated protein: MPFQVEIVDAAKQIEAFLPVLDRMVHEGLVTLERAEVLMYRASK